From one Humulus lupulus chromosome 8, drHumLupu1.1, whole genome shotgun sequence genomic stretch:
- the LOC133797123 gene encoding receptor-like protein kinase 5 produces the protein MNKAYSISLCSILFLLFLSHGVSQSLQKQEQSVLLKLKQQWGNLLHMSQWIPSTNSPSHCSWPGISCTSNSVTGLNLYDVNITTPVPSFICDLKNLTDINLGYNFIPGEFPKALYNCSKLEYLDLSDNYFVGTIPSDINRMVQLRNLSLGGNNFSGNIPAAIGQLQELRTLELGASQFNGSLPPELGNLSNLETLWLSKIENLSPSRLPSNYTQLKKLKNLWIAKSNLIGGIPESIGEMTALEHLDLSTNNLSGKIPDGLFKLKNLSIVFLHRNKLSGEIPQVVESLKLTLIDVSENSLTGSIPEDFSKLNKLSGLALFMNQLSGNIPEGLGRLPGLIDFRLFINNLSGVLPPDLGKYSNLRTFEVSSNRLEGKLPEHLCSQGKLSDVVAYDNNLIGELPEGLGNCSSLTTVKIYNNKLSGNVPSGLWTSLNLNYLMLGNNEFTGVLPEKLAQNLSRLEIKDNKFSGTIPTGSSSWKNLVVFKASNNHLTGSIPWELTNLPRLTTLSLDQNQLTGDLPSRIQSWKSLNTLNLSRNELSGQIPAELSFLPNLNYLDLSENQLSGQIPSQLGQSKINSLNLSSNKLSGTIPRTFENDAYADSFLDNPGLCTSSNNLKLKLCSSQPRKRDKISTPYLVLIITLGIVIFLLAVSFSFLIIRGHWSKNRLESKWKLTSFQRLSFTESKIVYGLNDHNLIGTGGSGKVYHVPVNREGDGVAVKKLWNDKKLDHKLEQEFLAEVEILSLIRHSNIVKLMCCISSESSKLLVYEYMENRSLDRWLHGKNNQRIVSASGSFHGISLDWPKRLQIAVGAAQGLCYMHHDCVPPVIHRDIKSSNILLDTEFNPKIADFGLAKLLVRQGELATMSTVVGSFGYMAPEYAHTVRVNEKIDVYSFGVVLLELATGREANNGGGSEHSSLSDWAWRHVQEDKPIAEALDPEVKEPCNVEEMCWVFKVGIICTETLPSRRPSMKEVLQLLLRCSRLVMSYGENVSIIEYNGAPLLRNSKRENVLEE, from the exons ATGAATAAAGCATATTCAATCTCATTATGCAGcattctcttccttctttttcttAGCCATGGTGTCTCCCAGTCACTTCAGAAGCAAGAACAATCAGTGCTTCTAAAGCTAAAGCAGCAGTGGGGAAACCTTCTTCATATGAGTCAATGGATCCCATCAACCAACTCTCCTTCTCACTGCTCTTGGCCTGGTATCAGTTGCACGTCTAACTCTGTCACCGGGCTGAATCTTTATGATGTAAACATCACCACACCAGTTCCTTCTTTTATCTGTGACCTCAAAAACCTCACAGACATTAATCTTGGGTACAACTTTATTCCTGGGGAGTTTCCGAAAGCTCTTTACAACTGTTCAAAGCTTGAATATTTAGACCTCTCCGACAACTACTTCGTGGGAACCATTCCTAGCGACATCAATAGAATGGTTCAGCTTCGGAATCTTTCTCTCGGCGGTAATAACTTCTCCGGCAACATCCCAGCTGCCATAGGACAGCTTCAAGAACTGAGAACACTCGAACTAGGGGCCAGCCAATTCAACGGCTCTTTACCGCCAGAATTAGGTAACTTGTCTAATCTTGAAACACTGTGGTTATCCAAAATTGAAAATCTTTCGCCGTCAAGGCTGCCTTCCAACTATACTCAATTGAAGAAATTGAAAAATTTGTGGATTGCTAAATCCAATTTGATCGGAGGAATACCTGAAAGTATTGGAGAAATGACAGCATTGGAGCATTTGGATTTATCGACTAATAACTTGAGTGGGAAAATCCCAGATGGGTTGTTCAAGTTGAAGAATTTAAGCATTGTTTTTCTACACAGGAACAAGCTTTCTGGGGAGATTCCTCAGGTGGTTGAATCTCTGAAATTGACTTTAATTGATGTCTCGGAGAACAGTTTAACAGGGAGCATACCAGAAGACTTTTCCAAGCTAAACAAGTTGTCGGGCTTGGCCTTGTTCATGAATCAATTATCCGGAAATATTCCAGAGGGTTTAGGCAGATTGCCAGGTTTGATAGATTTCCGTCTTTTTATCAACAATTTGTCAGGAGTTTTGCCTCCAGATTTGGGCAAGTATTCTAACCTCAGAACATTCGAGGTCTCTTCCAATAGGCTTGAAGGAAAACTACCAGAACATCTTTGTTCTCAGGGTAAATTGTCCGATGTCGTGGCATACGACAACAATCTCATTGGCGAACTGCCGGAAGGACTCGGAAACTGTAGCTCTTTGACTACGGTAAAAATTTATAACAACAAACTTTCTGGGAATGTTCCTAGTGGTCTGTGGACATCGTTGAATTTGAATTACTTGATGCTGGGCAACAACGAATTCACTGGTGTGCTTCCTGAAAAGTTGGCCCAGAATCTTTCTCGGTTAGAAATCAAGGACAACAAGTTTTCAGGTACCATTCCAACTGGTTCATCTTCCTGGAAGAATTTGGTGGTTTTTAAGGCCAGTAATAACCACTTAACAGGATCCATTCCTTGGGAATTGACCAATCTTCCACGTTTGACAACTCTTTCGCTTGACCAGAACCAGCTCACAGGAGATCTTCCATCACGTATTCAATCATGGAAGTCCCTTAACACTCTTAATCTCAGTCGAAACGAACTCTCTGGACAAATTCCTGCAGAACTTTCTTTCTTGCCTAATCTTAACTATTTAGACCTCTCAGAGAACCAACTTTCTGGCCAAATTCCATCTCAACTTGGTCAATCGAAGATCAATTCTCTCAATCTCTCTTCCAATAAGCTAAGTGGAACAATTCCACGTACATTCGAGAACGATGCATATGCTGACAGCTTCTTGGACAATCCTGGTCTCTGTACAAGTTCCAACAATTTGAAACTCAAGCTCTGTAGTTCCCAACCCAGAAAGCGTGACAAAATTTCAACCCCATATCTTGTTTTGATCATAACACTAGGTATAGTGATCTTCTTGTTAGCTGTGTCCTTCTCATTCCTCATAATCAGAGGTCATTGGAGCAAAAACAGACTTGAATCCAAATGGAAGCTAACCTCATTCCAGAGATTATCTTTCACAGAGTCGAAGATCGTGTACGGATTGAACGACCATAATCTAATTGGAACTGGAGGCTCCGGTAAAGTCTACCATGTTCCTGTGAATCGTGAAGGAGATGGTGTTGCAGTAAAAAAATTATGGAACGACAAAAAGTTGGACCACAAACTCGAGCAAGAGTTCCTTGCGGAAGTCGAGATACTGAGCTTAATTCGACATTCTAACATAGTGAAACTTATGTGCTGCATCTCAAGTGAGAGTTCAAAACTTCTAGTCTATGAATACATGGAAAATCGGAGCCTAGACCGATGGCTACACGGCAAAAACAATCAACGCATCGTCTCTGCTTCGGGTTCTTTCCATGGGATATCCCTTGACTGGCCCAAGAGGCTACAAATAGCAGTTGGCGCTGCACAAGGCCTCTGCTATATGCACCATGATTGCGTGCCACCAGTTATTCACAGAGACATTAAATCAAGCAACATCTTGCTAGACACCGAATTCAACCCGAAAATTGCAGACTTCGGCCTAGCTAAGTTGTTGGTCAGGCAAGGAGAGCTTGCCACAATGTCCACTGTGGTTGGTTCTTTCGGCTACATGGCTCCAG AGTACGCTCATACAGTAAGAGTCAATGAAAAGATCGATGTTTACAGTTTCGGTGTCGTTCTCCTGGAACTGGCAACTGGAAGGGAAGCGAACAACGGCGGCGGCAGCGAGCACAGCTCCCTCTCCGACTGGGCATGGCGTCACGTTCAAGAAGACAAACCGATCGCCGAAGCTTTGGACCCGGAGGTAAAGGAGCCATGTAATGTGGAAGAAATGTGCTGGGTCTTCAAGGTCGGCATCATATGCACCGAAACTTTGCCTTCCAGGAGGCCTTCCATGAAAGAAGTCCTACAACTCTTGCTCCGATGTAGCCGTCTGGTGATGAGTTACGGCGAAAATGTCTCCATAATCGAATACAACGGCGCTCCGCTCTTGAGGAACTCGAAGCGTGAGAATGTTTTAGAAGAATAA